From the Streptomyces pluripotens genome, one window contains:
- a CDS encoding N-acylneuraminate cytidylyltransferase — translation MPNSDAERSASMRRVLAVIPARGGSKGVPAKNLAPVGGVPLVARAVRECRATRLVTDVVVSTDDQAIATAAREAGAEVVLRPAAIAGDTATSEAAVLHAMDAHEALHGSAVDVVLLVQCTSPFLAREDIDGVAAAVVENGADTAVTVAPFHGFIWRDADAADGPSTDGGGYGVNHDKSFRPRRQDRPQDLLETGAAYAMDAAGFRDRNHRFFGRTELVRTDPARVLEIDDPHDLARARALAPLFDADRPGALPSHGDIDAVVLDFDGTQTDDRVLIDSEGREFVSVHRGDGLGIAALRRSGLKMLVLSTEQNPVVAARARKLKLPVLHGIDRKDLALKQWCEEQGIAPERVLYVGNDVNDLPCFALVGWPVAVASAHDVVRGAARAVTTVPGGDGAIREIAGWILGPSLENPLHPTK, via the coding sequence ATGCCCAACTCGGATGCGGAGCGGAGCGCTTCGATGCGCCGGGTGCTCGCCGTGATCCCCGCGCGCGGCGGTTCCAAGGGGGTGCCCGCGAAGAACCTCGCGCCCGTGGGTGGTGTCCCGCTGGTGGCGCGTGCGGTGCGCGAGTGCCGGGCGACCCGCCTGGTCACCGACGTGGTGGTGTCCACCGACGACCAGGCCATTGCGACCGCCGCGCGGGAGGCCGGTGCCGAGGTGGTGCTGCGGCCGGCCGCCATCGCCGGGGACACGGCCACGTCCGAGGCAGCGGTGCTGCACGCCATGGACGCGCACGAGGCCCTCCACGGGTCGGCGGTGGACGTCGTCCTGCTCGTGCAGTGCACCAGTCCGTTCCTGGCCCGTGAGGACATTGACGGGGTTGCCGCGGCGGTCGTGGAGAACGGCGCCGACACTGCCGTGACCGTGGCGCCTTTCCACGGCTTCATCTGGCGGGACGCGGACGCCGCCGACGGCCCGTCCACGGACGGCGGAGGGTACGGCGTCAATCACGACAAGTCCTTCCGGCCCCGCCGCCAGGACCGTCCCCAGGACCTGTTGGAAACCGGCGCCGCCTACGCGATGGACGCGGCCGGCTTCCGCGACCGCAACCATCGCTTCTTCGGCCGCACCGAACTGGTGCGCACCGACCCCGCCCGGGTCCTGGAGATCGACGATCCGCACGACCTGGCCCGCGCCCGGGCCCTCGCCCCGCTGTTCGACGCGGACCGCCCGGGCGCCCTCCCCTCACACGGCGACATCGACGCCGTGGTCCTCGACTTCGACGGCACCCAGACCGACGACCGGGTGCTGATCGACTCCGAAGGACGGGAGTTCGTCTCCGTGCACCGCGGGGACGGGCTCGGCATCGCGGCCCTGCGCAGGAGCGGCCTGAAGATGCTGGTGCTGTCCACGGAACAGAATCCGGTGGTCGCCGCGCGCGCCCGGAAGCTGAAGCTTCCGGTGCTGCACGGCATCGACCGCAAGGACCTCGCCCTCAAACAGTGGTGCGAGGAGCAGGGCATCGCGCCGGAGCGCGTGCTCTACGTCGGCAACGACGTCAACGACCTCCCCTGCTTCGCCCTCGTCGGCTGGCCGGTGGCGGTCGCGAGCGCCCACGACGTCGTACGCGGCGCCGCACGCGCGGTCACCACCGTTCCCGGCGGTGACGGCGCGATCCGGGAGATCGCCGGCTGGATCCTCGGCCCCTCCCTCGAAAACCCCCTCCACCCCACCAAGTAA